One region of Eupeodes corollae chromosome 1, idEupCoro1.1, whole genome shotgun sequence genomic DNA includes:
- the LOC129941488 gene encoding leucine-rich repeat and immunoglobulin-like domain-containing nogo receptor-interacting protein 2, whose translation MHVYYKFGLFLIFIVSMSKNFTQAFPSSNQTNSSDYNYDGDYYDDVDETTTNHPTSTTYKPTISKNFLTDLFDSSFSDSNQSLDKEEDQLQRTNETPKCPNNCICQNYNTNVSCSGMDLTTIPTDIPPTAERLDLSHNKITEIPVGVFSSNSKLKEINLDGNMIAHIDKEVFSSLPNLDYLSLANNKLTDVAADTFTEASELRVLNLSNNSIVLPTEGSFLNQPVLRELLLRNSSLTELYDETFSNLSGLHVLKMDGNSFNKKINTLAFQPLKELIKLKLPELHQDNIEELCNVLKAIDNISLKRFDISCFQLVNGDTFNQSLIFVTDAPSLIPTKTTASTTSKPTMKSVNASAVAMDVMTNANLSELEPSSDGGAAAMEGTELPHILATTASSSTEKAAYQVPISQEAINYALISIIVIAVIGLIIGFICRKDFGGIKTKCCRTRKPPPGDQVRPAEEIPLNKIG comes from the exons ATGCATGTCTACTACAAATTTGGATTATTTCTCATATTTATTGTTTCTATGAG taaaaacttCACTCAAGCATTTCCATCATCAAATCAAACCAACAGTTCTGATTATAATTATGATGGCGATTATTATGATGATGTAGATGAAACCACAACAAATCATCCAACAAGTACAACATATAAACCAACAATAAGTAAAAACTTCCTAACAGATCTGTTCGATAGCTCATTCAGTGATTCAAATCAATCATTGGATAAAGAAGAAG atcaACTTCAAAGAACAAATGAAACACCAAAATGTCCAAATAATTGcatttgtcaaaattacaatacAAACGTCAGTTGTTCCGGTATGGATTTGACAACCATTCCAACAGACATTCCACCAACAGCTGAACGCTTAGATTTAAGTCATAACAAAATAACGGAAATCCCTGTGGGAGTATTTAGCAGTAACTCGAAGTTGAAGGAAATCAATTTGGATGGAAATATGATAGCACATATTGACAAAGAG gtTTTCAGTAGTCTGCCAAACCTAGACTATCTATCTTTAGCTAACAACAAACTGACAGATGTAGCAGCAGACACCTTCACTGAAGCATCTGAGCTGAGAGTTCTAAACCTGAGTAATAATTCAATAGTTTTGCCCACAGAAGGTTCATTTCTAAATCAGCCGGTGCTGAGAGAGCTTTTACTAAGAAACTCAAGTCTCACTGAACTTTACGATGAGACATTTTCTAATCTGAGTGGTTTGCATGTACTCAAAATGGACGGAAACTCATTTAATAAG aaaatcaaTACTCTAGCTTTTCAACCTTTGAAAGAactcatcaaattaaaattacccgAACTCCATCAAGATAATATAGAAGAGCTCTGTAATGTTTTAAAAGCAATAGATAATATAAGTCTTAAACGCTTCGATATTAGCTGCTTCCAGCTAGTCAATGGAGATACCTTTAATCAGAGCTTAATCTTTGTCACAGATGCGCCATCTTTAATTCCAACAAAAa CTACAGCTTCTACTACTTCCAAGCCCACTATGAAGTCTGTCAACGCATCAGCTGTGGCTATGGATGTGATGACGAATGCCAATTTGTCAGAGTTAGAGCCATCCAGTGACGGAGGTGCCGCAGCCATGGAAGGAACTGAGCTTCCACACATACTCGCCACCACGGCTTCGTCGTCAACTGAGAAGGCAGCATATCAGGTGCCTATTTCTCAGGAAGCCATAAATTACGCCCTGATAA GTATCATCGTAATTGCCGTCATTGGCCTAATTATCGGGTTCATTTGTCGAAAAGACTTTGGAGGAATAAAGACAAAGTGCTGTAGAACGCGGAAACCACCGCCGGGGGACCAAGTGAGGCCAGCTGAAGAAATTCCATTGAATAAAATTGGATAA